The Saimiri boliviensis isolate mSaiBol1 chromosome 19, mSaiBol1.pri, whole genome shotgun sequence genome contains the following window.
ATTATTTCCTCGACTTTGCCTCCTGGCCACTGCTCTACCCAACCAGCTGCCCAACTCTGGTACCATCCACATCCTCAATTCTctctagaaaggaaaaataaaactgtgtaCTCAATCCCATTTTTGTGCCCAGTGCTCTTTCGGCtttcaatatttgtttaattttcacacatCTCTGTAAGGTAAAGATTAGTCACATTTTTGAGATACAGGATTTCCAGCACCTAAGACAGCGGCCACTGCAGCCCAGTCTTGTAGCTCCAACGGCTGTGCTCCCTCCTCCACCACCCATGCGGTCTCTTCCTGCCCACTGCCGGGCCCCAGACTCTCTACTGGGCCTCCTTCTGCCCCTTCCCTTACCCCAACTCCTTACCTCCCTGGCATACTCCTCTTGCTTAGGCCCCACAGGGATGACCACCACCTGGAACGGGGACAGCCACAGTGGCCTGGTTGGGAAAGAACAGATGATGACAAAATATTCACTCTGGGTCTGGCCAGGAGAGTAGGTTGTACAGAGCAGATTTGAGGAGGAAAGAGGCTGGCATATGAAGGGGGCAGGGTCTGGAGCATAAACTATCTGGTTTGGGGCCAGAACAGAAATCCAAGGTCAGAGGTCTCACCATCTTCCCCTGCAGCTTTCTGCCAGCACTCCCAACAGCCTTTCCACAGAACCGAGCACCGCTCGATGAATGAGGACTGGACGCTCCAGGGCACCCGCTTGccttgaaaggaaaaaagggggTGGATGGAATGGTGGAAGTGTCACAAATTGTGTATCCAAGATCACcttccagttttttatttttatttatttttttttttttgagacggagtttcgctctggtttcccaggctggagtgcaatggtgcgatctcggctcaccgcaacctccgcctcctgggttcaggcaattcttctgcctcagcctcctgagtagctgggattacaggcacgtgccaccatgcccagctaattttttgtgttttgttttttttttttttagtagagacggggtttcaccatgttgaccaggatggtctcgatctcttgacctcatgatccacccgcctcggcctcccgaagtgctgggattacaggcttgagccaccgcgcccggccactttccagtttttaagaaatattcagCTCTGGCAGGAGAGGGTGTGGAGGGTTTAGTTTTAGGACCAAAGGCAGAGGGGAAGTTATAGATCTATTCCATGGGCTGTCAAGGGAAAAAGAGGAGAGGGCAAGGTTTTATACCCCTTGTACTGAAGGTCGAATCTCAGGGGCAGTTGGAAGTCAAGCTGAATTGTCCCACACTGATGTGGCCGGCCCAGGGCATCGTGGAGGTGCACATCAATCTACAGGAAACAGATGGGAGGGCACGAGATAAGCCAGAAGCACTATCCAGAACCATTATCCGTGCCATCCCACCCTTTAACCTACCCTCATCCTGGGCTAGGAAAGAGTCATGTCACGTGGCTCCATCATACGCTACCCCTCCACTTCACTCTATTCCATTCACTCTGGCAGCAGTTCTCAGCAGCATTCTCCACTTAATAATGGATGGTATAATATGACCAGATGTCCACACCTTGACCTCTCAATTCCTTGAGCTTCTCATCTCAGCGATCTTCATCACCGCCCAAACTACAGCTACACCCTGTATCCTGTCATCTCCCCCAGTGGCTGTGTCTCTGAAACAGTCCATCAAACACCCTACTCTGATTACTGTTTCTTGGTCAGCCAGCTCtgacaattattctttttttttgagacagagtctcgttctgtcatcctggcagcagtgcagtggcatgatctcagctcactgcagcctccgccccttgggttcaagcaaatctcctgcctcagccacaagagtagctgggacttcaggtacttggtaccatgcccagctaacttttttttttttttttgagacagagtcttgctctgttgccaggcaccaagctggagtacagtggcacaatctcggctcattgcaatctctgcctcctgggttcaagtaattctcctgcctcagcctccctagtagctaggacaacaggtgcacgctaccacgcccagctaacttttgtattttttttttttttttttgagacggagttttgctcttgttacccaggctggagtgcaatggcacgatctcggctcaccgcaacctccacctcccgggttcaggcaattctcctgcctcggcctcctgagtagctgggattacaggcacacgccaccacgcccagctaatgttttgtatttttagtagagacggggtttcaccatgttgaccaggatgctctcgatctctcgacctcgtaatccacccgcctcggcctcccaaagtgctgggattacaggcttgagccaccgcgcccggccaacttttgtattctttagtagagacggggtttcaccatgttgtccatgatggtctcaaacacctgatctcaagtgatctgcccacttcagcctccccaagtactgggattacaggtgtgagccaccacacttggtcaTGACAAGTACTCCTATTACTGGCGCTTCAGCCCGCAGGTTCTTtaactcttcttttcctttcccatccTCAGGCCCCTCTACCTTTGTTTCTTCCCCCAGGAAGCTGCAGCATTTTCCTTAGTTCCTGTGTACCTACAGCTGTGGCCCTGCAAGAGAACTGCTCAGTGCTGCCCAATATATCACAAACCACAGAGATGCAAAAGCAGAGATTGATGCCACCATGGGAGTCAGTGTTTCGAGATTCAGCCAGTCCTTGGCTATTGCCAGCAATCCTTTGGGCTGTCCTAATAAGCTCTATGCTTTGCTCTCATGAATTTTCCAGCTGTTTGCTCTCTCTTTTTATAGCAGTATCTTAGCCAACAACTTATTAGATTGATTCAACACAATACACTTTGTGCACTTTATGACTGTTATCACTGTAACCTTAAGCACAGTGTTTAACCtctctcaattatttttcttagtaatattttatttgcctagtattattgctgaaataaatcataagacataatttcattaatgttaatattttcatttactaaCTACTTATTGAAGCAGCTAAATACCATATGCTAGAATAGACACTTGGGACATGAACATGAGTAATATACATTACCTGAATAAAAGACCCCAGCACAGTGAACAGCAACTTTGAGTACTCAAAAGATTTTagccaggccaggcgcagtggctcactcctgtaatcctagcactttgggaggccaaagcaggcggatcacctgaggtccagagttaagagaccagcctggccaacatggaaaacctcgtctctactaaaaatacaaaaattagctgggtagcaggtacctgtaatcccagctactcaggagtttgaggcaggagaatcgcttgaacctaggaggtggagattgtggtaggccaagattgtgccactccactccagcctggacaacagagttaaactccatctcaaaaaaacccaactgaacaaaaaacaacaaaacaaaacaaaaattagccaggtgtggtggtgcatgcctgttgtcccaggtacttgggaggctgaggcaagaggatagcttcaacctgggagatggaggctgcagtgagtagagatctgccactgcactccagcctggtgacagggtaagactctgtcttaaaaaaaaaaaaaaaaagattttagcagTTTTTGAGtaatttcctttctctccatATCTTCATTTATATtcgtttttttgaggcagggtttcattctgttacctaggctgaaatgcagtggcttgatgATAGCTcatgcagcctcaaaatcctaggctcaagtgatcctcccacctcagcctcctgagaagctggaaccacaggcacacaccatcacacccagctaatttttaaatttggtttaatttttttggtagagacaaggtcttactatgttgcccaggctggtctcaaactcctggattcaaatgatcctgtcaccttggcctcccaaagtgctgggattacaggagtgtgccgccacgcccagcatttttttcatctcttcagTCCCCTCACTGACAACTCTCCTCCACTCTCATTTCGGCAAATGATCCTGACTGATTCCTGCCTCATGAAGAAGTCAGACGACTGATACCATGGGATGGGAGAAGTCTCAACTTCCTGTCACCACGCCTATAAATGTCCTTGCATTTGCCTCCAGCCTTTCCTTCCACCCTGGATACAATGACAGTCATGATCCCTGATATGAAGGCTTCTCAATCCCACCTTGAACCTCTCCAGGAACTTCcctttactaaaaattttttttttttacaaattcaaCTTCTCCCTCCAAGCAGGCATCCTCTCAtcatagcatttattttatttttcattttattatttctttttggagtgcaatggcatgatcttggctcactgcaacctccacctccggggttcaaacgattctcttgcctcagccccttgagtagctgggattacaggcacccactaccatgttgggccaatttttgtatttttaatagagacagggtttcaccatgttggtcaggctggacttgaacccctgacctcagttgatctacccgccttggcctcccgaagtgctgggattacaggcatgagccactgcgcccagcctatttctatttttggggacgctgtcttgctctgtcactgaggctggaatgcagtggcatgatcttggctcactgcaacctctgcctcccaggttcagtaattctcctgcctcagcttcccgagtagctgggactgcaggtgtgtaccacctcacccagccagtttttgtatttttagtagagaaggagtttcgtcatgttggtcaggctggtctcgaactcctgacctcaagtgatctgtctccctcagcctcccaaagtgctgggattccaggcatgagccaccacacaggccTCATTTATTCACTTCTCACTCCGCCCTCAAGTCCTACTTTACTGAAAATGGTCCTTTAAAATCCAGCAGCCTTTTTATTAAATCCAATGGACACTTTTCAGTCCTTTTCTTCCCagacttctttgtttttgagacaaggtctcactctaccacccaggctggagtgcagtggggcgtgatcttggctcactgcagcctctacctcctgggttcgggtgattttcccacctcaacctgctgggtagctgggaccacaggcatgagtcaccatgtccagctaatttttttttttttttgggtagagacaggatctccctgtgttgcccagagtggtctgcCATGTGAGTTTTTATCCCTATCCCCGGCCTCTGCCTACACTGCTGCCTCCTGAAACACAGCTTTACTTGGCCAACACTCACCTTTCAAACTGGAAAGTGATTCCTGCGGAAACCTTTTGTGATCTCCCCAAGTGATGCTAATCCCTGCTAATCTGTTCTCTTAGTACCTACCTACACAGCGCTGATCTCACAGCAGTGACATGGCCTCTTTACCTTAAACCGCCCTCACTAGATTGCAAATGACAAGAGGGCAGAAAAGAAattggtcttttttttctgtcctaCATAAGTTTAAAGATACTTCtttgtggccgggcacagtggctcctgcctgtaatcccagaactttgggaggccaaggcaggaggattccctgaggtcaggagttcaagaccagtctggccaacatggtgaaatccaatctctactaaaaatagaaaaaaatcagccaggctaatttttataatagacaaaaaaagaaaaatttatttttatctattattctaaaacaaagcaaaaaataaaaataaaaataacactgacCAGGGTCCCAAGCTTACCTTAGGCCCATAGAAGGCACCATCTCCAGGGTTGAGGTTCCAGGGTTCTCCAAATTCCTTCAGGGCTTGTTGAAGGACCTTTAGAAGGAATGAGACAGGAATACATCATCTTAGATTCTAAAGGAACACATCCGGTCAGTCCCTAACAAATGATGCCTTCATCAGATGCCTCTATTGGAGAACCCTGGTTACTGTATTCCCCACTCCTTTTCACTAAAGAGTGGTTTATCTGCCTCTATTTCTCTACCTCCTACTCACCTGTTCAGCCTGGTCCCAAAGGCAAGGGTCTCCCAGGAAGCCAGATGGCCGGGTGGACAGTGCCAGGCGGAAGGAGAAGCCAAGAACAGCATAAACGGAACGGAGGAAATCAAGACAGCTTTGGATCTCTGCTTCCAGCTGGGGGCAGGAAATAAGGGTGGGGGAGCTGAGCCAGCTAGGAATCTGGGATAGTGGCAGTTTGAGAAAAACAAGGGGTAAAAACAGAGAGGAAGCAGAAGCAAGCGAGGGGTAGAATGCAGCTGAATTATAGTACATACAGGGGGCAACTGACGATCAGGGGTTTGTGCAGGTTcatagggagaaaggaaggaggtttagAAAAGCTTTGGTGAAGCCGGGGAAAGGCCACCTGATCTGTTGTACAGAAGATGTGGGCGTCATCCTGCTGGAAACACCGCAGTCGGGTCAGTCCGCACAGACCGCCAGAGGCTTCAGCCCGGTGTAGGGCCCCGAAGTCAGCTAGTCGCAGGGGCAGTTCCCGCCAGGATCTGGGCCGGTGGGCGAACATCAGGCTGAGGTTGGGGTGGGTAGGGGTCAGGGCCATAGGGAGGACTAGCCTCCGAGGACTGCTCTCCAACCCAGTCTGCTTGCCTACTTTCTCTGCACCATCAGCTAAAGCCGTCTCCAGCCTCAGCATATCCTCCCCCTGAGTCCTGTCAACCCCACTCACCACAGTCTGAGCCCTGCCTGGTTCAAAAGTGGATTTCTCAGTAAAACACTAACAGACATCATTTACTGTTGCCCTGTTCTGTGATCGTCACTGAACTGAAAGAGGAACCTTAGACAGCAACTTTAAGGAGACTGAGACCTAAAGAGGTAAAATGAGTTTCCCAAATTCACATGGTTAGCTACAGGGAAGATTCTAGACTCAAACCAGGTGTCCCAGTACTCTTTCCAAAGTGCTTTcctgttttttgagatagtttccctcttgttgcccaggctggagtgcagtggtgcgatttcgactcactgcaacctccgcctcctgggttcaagcagttctcctgcctcagcctcccaagtggttggtattacaggcgtgcaccatcatgcccagctaattttgtatttttagtagagacagggtttcaccttgttggtcaggctggtcttgaactcccaacctcagatgatctgcctgcctcagcctcccaaagtgctgggattacaggcgtgagccactgtgccctgccccaaGGTGCTTTCTATTATTTACTATTTGGAAACCTGATTGTAATCCTAGCTCCCAGCTCACCAGTGTGCAGGGCAGTTCATGGGCTTGAGGGCGAGTGTATCTGTGGTATGCCTGGTAGAGTGATCACTCTGGGAGCTGGCAGGCCTATCGGAGCCTGGAGGCTGCACAGCAAACATGTCTTCCTGATAATGCTCCCAATGCCCTGACTGTTCCCAGAGTTTCGTAGAAAACAGTGTGGGAGTTTTCACCTCGAAGAAACCACGGCGGGCATACTCAGCCTGGAGAGAAGGGTAGAGACATGGAAGGTCAGAATAACTGGAAGGAACAGGGGCAGAGCGTCCGCTGTGTGATCTTCCTGGGGCCTTAGGCCATGCTGATTGCAACCACAACCTATTAAATACCATGTCCTCTCTCTATGCTCCCCAACTGCAGACCACACAACTGTAGTATTAAAGGGCACCAGCACTTTTCGGTATTTATGTTTATGCTTCCAACGCTTgccccttttttctctcttccagccggagtctcattctatcacccaggctggagtgcagtggtgcaatctcagttcactgcaacctccgcctcctgagttcaagtgattctcctgcctcagcttccaagtagcttggactacaggtgccacaaccatgcccagctaatttttggtaatttttttagtagagatggttttggcaggttggccaggctggtcttgaactcctgacctcaagtgatctgcctgccttggcctccgaaagtgctgggattaccggtgtgagccaccgcgccaggccccaCCCGCCCTCTTTTAACACAAACACCTTACCCTCAGCCCTTCCCTGGTCTTCTTCCCTCTAGACCTGGGTCCCCTTACCCTGATAAACGCCACTAGTGCATTATACACCCTTGTCCCTCGTGGCAGGAAGAAACAGCTCCCAGGGCTCAGTTCATGGAAGAAAAAGAGCTCCTGTTCCTGTAGTCAGAAATGGCAATATTGGGTCACATCAAGGGCAAGGAGGTAGCTTCGGAACCCAGAAGAAACAACCGATGGAGCTGCTCAGGCGGTGTGACTGAGTCTGCTCCCAACTCCATAATCGGGTTCCGTCATCTCTCTTACCCTCCACCCTTACCACTGTCCCGCCCCGTCTTGCCAATCTCTGTACCTTCCCAATGCGCCTGTGGTCTTGCATTTCTGCTTTCTCCCTCCATGCTTCCCAGGCCCTCAGCAATTCTGTTGTGGGGAAAGAAATCCCTGACACTCTCTGCAGTGTCTCTGGGGCCCCTGAAGACCTCCACAGGGATGACGAGTtctgtgtgaggacacagggaatCAAAGGAAAGATGAGGACTGAAGGTCCCTAACCTTTTCAAGCCTCATATGATACTCTCAGAGTTAAGCGTCACAGgtatgcctctttttttttgtttgtttgttttttgtttttctgagacagagtttcacttttgttacccaggctggagtgcaatggcacgatctcggctcaccgcaacctcctcctcctgggttcaggcaattctcctgcctcagcctcctgagta
Protein-coding sequences here:
- the TARS2 gene encoding threonine--tRNA ligase, mitochondrial codes for the protein MGLYQRWHRLRLQGLQAYGLHTAVVWTPPHWLAERLGLFEELWAAQVKRLASMAQKEPRAIKMSLPGGQKVDAVAWNTTPYQLAQQISPALADTAVAAQVNGELYDLERPLETDSDLRFLTFDSPEGKAVFWHSSTHVLGAAAEQFLGAVLCRGPSTENGFYHDFFLGKERTIRGSELPVLERICQELTAAAQPFRRLEASRDQLRQLFKDNPFKLHLIEERVAGPTATVYGCGTLVDLCRGPHLRHTGQIGGLKLLSNSSSLWRSSGAPETLQRVSGISFPTTELLRAWEAWREKAEMQDHRRIGKEQELFFFHELSPGSCFFLPRGTRVYNALVAFIRAEYARRGFFEVKTPTLFSTKLWEQSGHWEHYQEDMFAVQPPGSDRPASSQSDHSTRHTTDTLALKPMNCPAHCLMFAHRPRSWRELPLRLADFGALHRAEASGGLCGLTRLRCFQQDDAHIFCTTDQLEAEIQSCLDFLRSVYAVLGFSFRLALSTRPSGFLGDPCLWDQAEQVLQQALKEFGEPWNLNPGDGAFYGPKIDVHLHDALGRPHQCGTIQLDFQLPLRFDLQYKGQAGALERPVLIHRAVLGSVERLLGVLAESCRGRWPLWLSPFQVVVIPVGPKQEEYARETQQSLRAAGLVCDLDADSGLTLGRKIRRAQLAHYNFQFVVGQKEQRKRTVNIRTRDNRLLGEWSLPEAVQRLVELQNTRVPNAEEIF